A region from the Bacteroidota bacterium genome encodes:
- a CDS encoding STAS domain-containing protein, protein MKYELDKREEVAIFKLKNQRLDSAIASQVKSEFVTLLAADDIQNLLLDLSEVQFADSSGLSSILVAHRMTTGKGGIFGLVGAQPAVEKLIGISHLDRVLLMYDNMEDAITDVSIQMEEEDPSADPFYDEDLHNFQTGGKGSGKKAKSADDDDDDDLSDEFEELSEFPDEDESGFEGEDEDDDGYTRRR, encoded by the coding sequence ATGAAATATGAACTGGATAAACGCGAAGAAGTCGCCATTTTCAAACTGAAAAATCAGCGGCTCGATTCGGCCATCGCCTCACAGGTTAAAAGCGAATTTGTGACCCTTCTGGCGGCCGATGACATTCAAAACCTGTTACTGGATTTATCTGAAGTTCAGTTTGCCGATTCATCGGGACTTTCCTCTATTCTGGTCGCCCACCGGATGACCACCGGCAAGGGGGGGATTTTTGGTCTCGTAGGTGCCCAGCCTGCCGTTGAGAAACTCATTGGTATCTCCCATCTGGACCGCGTACTGCTCATGTATGATAACATGGAAGATGCAATTACCGACGTCTCCATTCAGATGGAAGAAGAAGATCCGTCAGCCGATCCGTTCTATGATGAAGATCTGCACAATTTTCAGACCGGAGGAAAAGGTTCCGGGAAGAAAGCCAAATCGGCAGATGATGATGATGATGATGATCTTTCTGATGAATTTGAAGAACTTTCAGAATTCCCCGATGAAGATGAATCGGGATTCGAGGGCGAAGACGAAGATGATGACGGTTATACCCGCCGCCGTTAA
- the ligA gene encoding NAD-dependent DNA ligase LigA, with the protein MTIRERIEQLRSDLNRHNHLYYIEAAPEISDEQFDFLLKELEQLEASHPEFADPLSPTVRVGGSPVKTFQSVSHPRPMLSLANTYSDEEVADFDRRVRESLPGIEPVYHCELKFDGIAIRLEYESGRLILGATRGDGVSGDDITQNVKTIRSVPLVLAGKDVPVQFEVRGEILMTREAFRLLNADREQRGEKLFANPRNSAAGTLKMQDSREVAKRPLQFFAYNFISVDTNLRSHSASLDYLKLLGFPVHPARQLCQSLDDVHSFVRKWENDRETLPFDIDGVVIKLDDQALQEKLGFTAKVPRWAIARKFAARQVSTLLKAISVQVGRTGAVTPVAELEPVFLAGSTISRATLHNEDEIRRKGLVPGQYVLIEKGGDVIPKVVAVDEQRSRLSESPWSMPDTCPECGSILFRDSDEAMIRCTNEACPPQVRGRLIHFASRDAMNIDGLGESVVDLLVSAGLVKRPDDLYRLTAGEVATLDRMAEKSASNLIAGIEKSKEQPPHKVLFGLGIRHVGATVAKSLIRRFGSVRAISAATKDDLLTADDVGETIASSVVAWFSHSDNMELISNLEKAGLQLESGESPTDTSGPFTGQIVVFTGTMESMERSAAEELVEKLGGKATGSVSKKTTLVVAGEGAGSKAAKAAELGIPVIIESDFLERIKPYV; encoded by the coding sequence GTGACGATCAGAGAGCGTATTGAGCAGTTACGGTCCGACCTGAACCGTCACAATCATCTTTATTACATTGAAGCGGCACCCGAGATTTCGGATGAACAGTTTGATTTCCTGCTGAAGGAACTGGAACAACTCGAGGCCTCCCATCCGGAATTTGCTGATCCACTGAGTCCGACCGTTCGGGTTGGCGGCTCGCCGGTTAAAACGTTTCAGTCGGTATCTCATCCCAGGCCGATGCTGTCTCTGGCGAATACTTATTCGGATGAAGAAGTGGCCGATTTTGACCGGCGGGTGCGTGAGTCATTACCCGGCATTGAACCGGTTTACCATTGTGAATTGAAATTTGATGGAATTGCCATCCGGCTTGAATATGAATCGGGCCGGCTGATCCTCGGTGCAACCCGCGGGGATGGAGTGAGCGGAGATGACATCACACAGAATGTAAAAACAATCCGGTCGGTCCCTCTGGTTCTGGCTGGGAAGGATGTACCAGTGCAGTTCGAAGTCAGAGGTGAGATACTGATGACCCGTGAGGCGTTCCGGTTGTTGAATGCCGACCGGGAACAGCGGGGAGAAAAGCTCTTTGCGAATCCGAGAAACAGTGCCGCGGGTACGCTGAAAATGCAGGATTCGCGTGAAGTGGCAAAGCGTCCATTGCAGTTCTTTGCCTACAATTTTATTAGCGTGGATACTAATCTGCGTTCCCATTCAGCTTCTCTTGATTATCTGAAATTACTTGGGTTCCCGGTGCATCCGGCCCGTCAGCTCTGTCAGAGCCTTGATGACGTTCATTCCTTTGTACGAAAATGGGAGAATGACCGTGAAACCCTCCCCTTTGATATTGATGGAGTGGTGATAAAGCTTGACGACCAGGCTTTACAGGAAAAACTGGGTTTTACCGCCAAAGTTCCCAGATGGGCCATTGCCCGTAAATTTGCGGCAAGGCAGGTTTCAACTCTGCTGAAAGCAATCTCCGTTCAGGTGGGGAGAACAGGGGCCGTCACACCGGTTGCCGAGCTGGAACCCGTCTTTCTTGCCGGTTCCACCATCAGCCGGGCCACCCTGCACAATGAGGATGAGATCAGACGAAAGGGCCTGGTTCCCGGACAGTATGTACTGATTGAAAAGGGCGGGGATGTGATTCCCAAAGTCGTCGCGGTGGATGAGCAGCGGTCCCGGTTGTCAGAATCTCCGTGGTCCATGCCCGACACCTGCCCGGAGTGTGGCTCCATTCTTTTCAGGGATTCAGATGAAGCGATGATCAGATGCACCAATGAAGCCTGTCCACCTCAGGTCCGTGGCAGACTGATACATTTTGCCTCGCGTGATGCGATGAACATTGATGGATTGGGTGAATCGGTGGTGGATCTGCTTGTGTCGGCCGGCCTGGTGAAACGCCCCGATGATTTGTACCGGCTGACAGCCGGTGAAGTTGCCACTCTGGACCGGATGGCAGAGAAAAGTGCATCGAATCTGATTGCCGGAATCGAAAAGTCTAAAGAACAACCCCCTCATAAAGTGTTATTTGGTCTGGGGATACGCCATGTCGGGGCCACAGTGGCGAAATCACTGATCAGGCGGTTTGGATCCGTCAGGGCTATTTCGGCGGCAACCAAAGACGACCTGCTCACGGCTGACGATGTGGGTGAAACCATTGCCTCAAGTGTGGTGGCCTGGTTTTCCCATTCCGATAACATGGAACTGATCAGCAATCTTGAAAAAGCGGGACTTCAACTGGAATCCGGTGAGTCGCCAACCGACACATCGGGTCCGTTTACCGGCCAGATCGTTGTGTTTACCGGAACGATGGAATCGATGGAACGGTCTGCTGCCGAAGAACTGGTCGAAAAACTTGGCGGGAAGGCCACCGGCTCTGTCTCAAAAAAAACCACCCTGGTGGTGGCAGGAGAGGGGGCAGGCAGCAAAGCAGCGAAGGCAGCTGAGTTGGGAATTCCTGTAATCATTGAATCAGATTTTCTGGAACGGATAAAGCCATATGTTTGA
- the ggt gene encoding gamma-glutamyltransferase: protein MIRTLLLFLILICLFAPVISAQTVAQDKLSASGRGGMVVSVHPLASQAGIQILREGGNAFDAAVAVGLALQSVHPSAGNIGGGGFAVIHLADGRQFTLDFRETAPGKATRDMFMADSMVQNQASVFGALSVGVPGTIRGLEALRSRFGTQSWSRLAEPAVRLAKAHRLTPSGARQLNASRESLSRYPETAVIYVKDSSDGWQPGDTLFQPDLARTLERLRDRGPEDFYLGETARFILQTMKKHGGWIGEADLAGYQPVWREPLKLPWRDLQLITMSLPSSGGMILAQTLHFLNATSPDSIGWNHPAFVHGLLTTWQLAYADRSAWLGDPGFVTIPWDTLLSESYWRKRWSSIPSDRHPSSEEVGPGMISGYEPGETTHFGIVDSLGNAISVTYTLNGGFGSCLVVDGAGFLLNNQMDDFATRPGVGNLYGLIGSRANSIAPGKRMLSSMTPTIVLRNGKPWLIAGGPGGSRIPTGVSQVLINSILLDLSPHEAVNHPRIHYQWIPDEVILEPGALPDSVIARLKAWGWKVADPQPFAYGRTKLIRLEGGTFSGSADHRGGGAAIPVR from the coding sequence ATGATCCGCACGTTGCTTCTGTTTCTGATTTTAATCTGCCTTTTTGCTCCGGTCATTTCAGCACAAACCGTTGCACAGGACAAACTGTCTGCATCCGGTCGTGGCGGAATGGTGGTTTCGGTTCATCCGCTGGCCTCTCAGGCCGGTATTCAGATTCTGAGAGAAGGAGGAAATGCCTTCGATGCTGCAGTGGCGGTGGGGTTGGCTCTTCAATCGGTACATCCCTCGGCCGGAAACATTGGAGGCGGTGGTTTTGCGGTGATTCATTTGGCCGATGGACGGCAATTTACACTCGATTTCAGAGAAACGGCCCCGGGTAAGGCAACTCGGGACATGTTCATGGCTGACAGCATGGTTCAGAATCAGGCGTCGGTGTTCGGGGCTTTGTCTGTTGGGGTTCCCGGTACCATCAGAGGGCTTGAGGCTTTGCGAAGCCGGTTCGGTACCCAATCCTGGAGTCGGTTGGCTGAACCGGCTGTTCGTCTGGCTAAGGCTCATCGGTTAACCCCATCGGGTGCCAGACAATTAAATGCTTCCAGGGAATCGCTATCCAGATATCCCGAAACCGCAGTCATTTACGTGAAGGATTCATCGGACGGATGGCAACCAGGTGATACCTTGTTTCAACCCGATCTTGCCCGTACACTCGAAAGGCTCCGTGACCGTGGCCCTGAAGATTTTTATCTGGGAGAGACCGCGCGATTCATTCTGCAAACCATGAAAAAACATGGTGGATGGATTGGGGAAGCAGATCTTGCCGGTTACCAGCCAGTCTGGAGGGAACCTCTGAAACTGCCCTGGCGTGATTTGCAGCTTATTACCATGAGTCTCCCCTCATCGGGTGGAATGATACTGGCACAGACCCTGCACTTTCTCAATGCAACCTCCCCGGATAGTATCGGGTGGAACCATCCAGCTTTTGTTCACGGGTTACTGACCACCTGGCAACTGGCCTATGCCGACCGGTCGGCCTGGCTGGGGGACCCCGGATTCGTTACCATTCCCTGGGACACCCTGCTGTCTGAATCCTATTGGAGGAAAAGATGGAGTTCCATTCCATCCGATCGTCATCCGTCTTCCGAAGAAGTTGGACCGGGAATGATCAGCGGATATGAACCAGGAGAAACCACCCATTTTGGTATTGTTGACTCGCTTGGAAATGCCATTTCGGTAACTTACACACTGAATGGCGGATTCGGATCCTGTCTGGTGGTTGATGGGGCCGGCTTTTTGCTCAACAACCAAATGGATGATTTTGCAACCCGTCCCGGAGTCGGAAACCTGTATGGCCTGATCGGGTCCCGGGCCAATTCCATCGCTCCCGGAAAGCGGATGTTAAGTTCGATGACTCCAACGATCGTATTACGCAATGGTAAGCCATGGCTTATTGCCGGAGGACCTGGCGGATCACGCATTCCGACCGGTGTGAGTCAGGTTCTGATCAATTCCATTCTTCTTGACCTGTCACCCCATGAGGCCGTTAACCATCCCAGAATTCACTATCAGTGGATTCCTGATGAGGTGATTCTCGAACCGGGTGCCCTTCCCGATTCAGTCATTGCCCGGCTGAAAGCCTGGGGCTGGAAAGTGGCAGATCCGCAACCCTTTGCCTACGGAAGAACCAAACTGATCCGGCTTGAAGGCGGGACGTTTTCCGGATCGGCAGATCACCGCGGAGGTGGTGCCGCCATTCCGGTCCGGTGA
- a CDS encoding AgmX/PglI C-terminal domain-containing protein, which yields MKKIWIIALLLTTVSPAAFSQIYGGHGKLSHTVTSFMPPQGNYFLGIESFSSFVPVTYTDKSLSNGPITSNYLLFDYAISDFAMTTFGFNVFQMNRFVDEATTGLGPVTFSVKLGNIEFMNSALRTGFLITSTFSVGKQNNILFNPYYSGALEFGLWNYWSYYFNTELIKQSESVHLNIGMITHNENQLEYSNNTTSYEIPGRSVGIKYMLGYQYPFGAWKFSGELWGEQFFKQPDPIIYSRESYAYLNGGVSYRFDLWELRASADLLLLGYTDETDYTKGALYGYPQPTTSAMNYSPFFIQVGFNLNLSDIVNGWMGYETAVYNYDRVKKEDYTTDLRRDDILTKIELEYYRDLYSCFKAARRYDESLQGTLYVDFVVKEDGTVGDHKIVVSTFDSAFGPQLEECMMSEVTRWTFPKGDKPIRFEIVPLNFR from the coding sequence ATGAAAAAAATCTGGATAATTGCCCTTCTTCTTACCACGGTCAGCCCTGCTGCCTTTTCCCAGATCTATGGCGGACATGGTAAACTGTCGCATACCGTGACCTCGTTTATGCCACCGCAGGGAAATTACTTTCTTGGTATCGAGTCATTCTCCTCCTTTGTTCCCGTGACTTACACCGATAAATCACTCAGCAACGGACCCATCACCTCGAATTACCTGCTGTTTGATTATGCCATTTCTGACTTTGCAATGACCACTTTCGGGTTTAATGTTTTCCAGATGAACCGGTTTGTTGATGAAGCCACCACGGGACTGGGACCGGTTACCTTTTCGGTTAAACTGGGTAACATTGAGTTTATGAATTCTGCACTTAGAACCGGCTTTTTAATTACATCTACTTTTTCGGTTGGCAAGCAGAATAACATCCTTTTTAATCCTTATTACTCTGGCGCACTCGAATTTGGACTCTGGAATTACTGGTCCTACTATTTCAATACCGAACTGATCAAACAAAGTGAGAGTGTTCACCTGAATATCGGGATGATCACCCATAATGAAAATCAGTTGGAATATTCAAATAACACCACTTCCTACGAGATCCCGGGCCGGTCGGTTGGAATCAAATACATGCTGGGTTACCAGTATCCGTTTGGTGCCTGGAAGTTTTCGGGTGAATTGTGGGGCGAACAATTTTTCAAACAACCAGACCCGATCATTTATTCGCGTGAATCCTATGCCTATCTGAACGGGGGAGTAAGCTATCGGTTTGACCTGTGGGAACTCAGAGCCAGTGCTGATCTTCTGTTGCTGGGATATACCGATGAAACCGATTATACCAAAGGCGCCCTGTACGGTTATCCTCAGCCGACCACCAGTGCCATGAATTACAGCCCCTTCTTTATTCAGGTTGGTTTTAACTTGAACCTGTCGGATATCGTGAATGGATGGATGGGTTATGAAACGGCCGTTTATAACTACGATCGTGTTAAAAAAGAAGATTATACCACCGATCTGCGCCGCGATGATATTCTGACCAAGATTGAACTCGAATATTACCGGGATCTGTATTCCTGCTTTAAAGCCGCCCGCCGGTATGATGAATCCCTGCAGGGGACCCTCTATGTCGATTTTGTTGTGAAAGAGGATGGCACTGTTGGCGATCATAAGATTGTGGTTTCCACCTTCGACTCTGCCTTCGGTCCGCAGTTGGAAGAGTGTATGATGAGCGAAGTCACCCGCTGGACCTTCCCGAAAGGTGACAAGCCCATCCGCTTTGAAATTGTCCCGCTGAATTTCAGGTAA
- the xerD gene encoding site-specific tyrosine recombinase XerD, producing MINLTPFRVFPVIFKKYLQYLQIEKNLSDHSLDAYRLDLIRYAAWLSDSGIQSLSQITLADLESFMGQLHDVGLAPASMARNISTLRGFHKFLVAESVTGSDPTELIDSIRLPRKLPDILTVDEMLRLLSMANPEHPIGLRDRAILELLYATGMRVGELISLKQSQLFFDLSLVRVFGKGSKERLVPAGEGAIHYVRRYQTGTRTIHARFGKSKDTLFLNQRGTGLSRMTILTLVKTYAGLAGIHKEVTPHTFRHSFATHLLEGGADLRAVQEMLGHADISTTQIYTHLDRQYLTEIHRQFHPRSSGM from the coding sequence ATGATCAATCTGACCCCATTCCGGGTTTTTCCGGTCATTTTTAAAAAGTATCTGCAATACCTGCAGATCGAAAAAAACCTTTCTGATCATTCATTGGATGCCTACCGGCTCGATCTGATCCGTTACGCGGCCTGGCTGTCCGATTCCGGCATACAAAGCCTCAGCCAGATTACCCTTGCCGATCTTGAATCCTTTATGGGACAGTTGCACGATGTGGGACTTGCTCCGGCCAGCATGGCCCGTAATATTTCCACTCTCAGAGGATTTCACAAGTTTCTGGTGGCCGAGTCGGTCACTGGTTCAGACCCCACCGAGCTGATTGATTCCATCCGGCTTCCCAGGAAACTCCCCGACATTCTGACCGTGGATGAAATGCTCAGACTGCTCTCCATGGCCAATCCGGAGCATCCGATCGGATTGCGGGACCGTGCCATTCTGGAACTCCTGTACGCCACCGGCATGCGGGTGGGCGAACTGATCAGCCTGAAACAGTCTCAGTTGTTCTTCGACCTGAGTCTGGTCAGGGTATTCGGAAAGGGCAGTAAAGAACGTCTGGTGCCCGCAGGTGAAGGTGCCATTCACTATGTCCGTCGTTATCAGACAGGAACAAGAACGATTCATGCCCGGTTTGGAAAGAGCAAAGACACCCTGTTTCTGAATCAGCGGGGAACCGGACTCAGCCGCATGACCATTCTGACTCTGGTAAAAACCTATGCCGGACTCGCTGGTATACATAAGGAAGTCACTCCTCACACATTCAGACATTCCTTTGCCACCCATCTGCTTGAAGGTGGTGCCGATCTGCGTGCCGTCCAGGAAATGCTGGGTCATGCAGACATTTCAACCACCCAGATTTATACCCATCTCGACCGGCAATACCTCACAGAAATCCACCGGCAGTTTCATCCGCGGAGTTCCGGCATGTGA
- a CDS encoding sodium:solute symporter, whose amino-acid sequence MSPDWLILFAYLALSVTAGLAAGRGLTTVTDYFSGERKLPVWAVTISIVATETSALTFLSIPGLAIAGNFSFLQVALGYIIGRLIISVWLIPRYASGDLFSVYQWIGARFGGQAQRSLSGVFMVTRLLADGVRLYATAIPVVLLMHQTGLIPVAGTGAYVLVLSILGVITILYTVFGGIRAVIWTDVIQWVVYLSGGILALISVWWLLPAGEAPSHPMVFFNLTSGSGSWLDFTEPYLALNAILGGILLSMASHGTDQIIVQRVLCTPSVRDARMAMSLSGILVFFQFILFLSIGYLLGVFYQDTPLRPDEVFSRFIVTQLPTGFAGLIIAAVIAAAMSTISSSINALAASTLSDWKLIPITHDNGLSRSRWVSVGWGVVLTLVSILLVAGGGIFKEKVVETGLAIASVTYGPVLGVFLLGLTGKTPRWPVLLGSLVLSLVSMVFLVFFTPVAWTWFTASGLVLFTFFCGLLTRFTYE is encoded by the coding sequence ATGTCCCCCGATTGGCTGATTTTATTTGCTTACCTCGCCCTCTCTGTCACAGCCGGTCTTGCTGCCGGAAGGGGTCTGACCACTGTCACCGACTATTTCTCGGGCGAACGGAAATTGCCGGTCTGGGCTGTTACGATTTCGATCGTAGCCACAGAAACCTCTGCACTGACCTTCCTGAGTATTCCAGGACTGGCCATAGCCGGTAATTTCAGTTTTCTGCAGGTTGCACTGGGTTACATCATCGGAAGACTGATCATTTCGGTCTGGCTGATTCCACGGTATGCATCGGGGGATTTGTTTTCGGTGTATCAATGGATCGGGGCACGGTTTGGCGGTCAGGCCCAGCGGTCTTTATCGGGTGTATTCATGGTAACCCGCCTGCTTGCAGATGGTGTGCGGCTGTATGCCACTGCCATCCCGGTTGTCTTGCTGATGCATCAGACCGGCCTGATTCCGGTTGCCGGAACCGGGGCCTATGTGTTGGTTCTATCCATTCTTGGAGTAATCACTATTCTTTACACGGTTTTTGGTGGAATCCGTGCAGTGATCTGGACCGATGTGATTCAGTGGGTGGTCTATTTATCGGGAGGCATACTTGCACTGATTTCGGTCTGGTGGTTGCTTCCTGCCGGAGAGGCGCCGTCCCACCCGATGGTTTTTTTCAACCTGACCAGCGGTTCCGGCTCCTGGTTGGATTTCACGGAACCCTATCTGGCATTGAATGCCATTCTGGGGGGGATTTTACTCAGTATGGCCAGCCATGGGACCGATCAGATTATCGTCCAGCGGGTACTGTGTACTCCCTCGGTCCGTGATGCCAGAATGGCCATGTCGCTGTCGGGAATTCTGGTCTTTTTTCAATTTATTCTTTTCCTGTCGATCGGTTATTTACTGGGTGTCTTTTATCAGGATACCCCGCTTCGCCCCGATGAAGTGTTCTCACGCTTCATTGTCACTCAATTGCCAACGGGTTTTGCAGGTCTGATTATCGCGGCTGTGATCGCAGCGGCCATGAGCACCATCAGTTCTTCCATCAATGCACTGGCAGCCTCAACGCTTTCCGACTGGAAACTGATCCCCATCACCCATGATAACGGACTCAGCCGCTCCCGGTGGGTCAGTGTCGGTTGGGGAGTGGTTCTGACCCTGGTCTCAATTCTTCTGGTGGCCGGTGGCGGCATTTTTAAAGAAAAAGTGGTTGAAACCGGACTGGCCATTGCTTCGGTCACCTACGGGCCGGTTCTGGGTGTGTTTCTTCTGGGACTGACCGGGAAAACACCCCGGTGGCCAGTGTTGCTTGGTTCATTGGTGCTGTCTCTGGTTTCGATGGTTTTTCTGGTATTTTTCACTCCGGTGGCCTGGACCTGGTTCACGGCTTCCGGTCTGGTACTTTTCACCTTCTTCTGCGGATTACTGACCCGGTTTACCTATGAATGA
- a CDS encoding MCE family protein: MTKDLKVGLVVFLSFVILIGGLMWLKDWSFSRDSRVYVAEFADTIGLLEGDPVFVRGVKVGKVDRIEVTPDHVSVRLSVETDVPVYTDASAKIGMLEILTGKKVDLIPGISGIDLAEGGVIRGSIGADIPVMLSQVNEVSDDLKTLIRSMNKTLEGLNSILTDKEFQQNSRKLVDQLAVTSTNLADMTTKLNDNSDSFGKLIGQLTLLSTTLNQAVTEITPKAGTTLEATTLTMRTLNEAVLKLSNNLETLQNNQSLASKLIYDPAFATKFTATVDTLNHFLNHIRTKPVKLDIDIW; encoded by the coding sequence ATGACCAAAGATTTAAAAGTCGGCCTCGTTGTTTTCCTCAGTTTTGTGATTCTGATAGGCGGCTTAATGTGGCTGAAGGATTGGTCATTTTCACGGGATTCACGTGTCTATGTGGCCGAATTCGCCGATACCATTGGTTTATTGGAAGGCGATCCGGTTTTTGTCCGTGGCGTGAAGGTTGGGAAAGTGGATCGGATTGAAGTCACCCCTGATCATGTATCGGTCAGACTATCGGTCGAAACCGATGTGCCGGTTTACACCGATGCGTCTGCAAAAATCGGCATGCTTGAAATTCTGACGGGAAAAAAGGTTGATCTGATTCCCGGCATCAGCGGAATCGATCTTGCGGAAGGCGGTGTGATCCGCGGATCCATCGGAGCTGACATACCGGTTATGCTCAGTCAGGTGAATGAAGTCAGTGATGACCTGAAAACCCTGATCAGAAGCATGAATAAAACGCTGGAAGGACTCAACTCCATCCTGACTGACAAGGAATTTCAGCAGAACAGCCGCAAACTGGTGGATCAGCTGGCTGTGACCAGCACCAATCTGGCCGATATGACCACCAAGCTGAATGATAACAGTGATTCATTCGGAAAACTGATCGGACAACTGACCTTGCTGAGTACCACACTGAATCAGGCCGTGACCGAAATAACTCCGAAAGCAGGAACCACACTTGAGGCCACCACCCTGACCATGCGCACACTGAATGAAGCCGTTTTGAAACTGAGCAACAATCTTGAAACACTGCAAAACAATCAGTCACTGGCTTCAAAACTGATTTACGATCCGGCCTTTGCAACCAAATTTACAGCAACTGTCGATACACTGAACCACTTTTTAAACCACATCAGAACCAAACCCGTAAAGCTGGATATCGACATCTGGTGA
- a CDS encoding Na+:solute symporter, with amino-acid sequence MNERLLSTLDWVMIGSFLLLSLIIGLVYSKRAGKSTEEYFLSGRKLPWWIAGTAMVATTFAADTPLAVTELVARDGISGNWLWWSMAIGGMMTVFFFAPLWRRAGVLTDLEFTELRYDGPAAAFLRGFRAVYLGLFMNAVIIGWVNLAMVKIVTVVLPGLSPEGFILGAMVFVAIYSSLSGQWGVAVTDTFQFVLAMTGCVVLAWFALDHPSIGGIEGLQSNLLSSTFEMVPRITDTSVSGVLSLSLAAFFTYIGVIWWSSWYPGNEPGGGGYIAQRMMSAKNETHALVSTLWFNIAHYCLRPWPWILVALVSLVMFPGLPESDQGKGFVMVMKEVLPSGWYGFLLAAFLAAYMSTISTHLNWGASYVVNDMLKRFVVPNKSDRRLVWYSRLVTVVIMLISFWMTFNVMSTIAGAWQFIIDCGAGMGLVLILRWYWWRINAWSELAAMLTPLVVYPILTLGFQLEFPYTTLVTTAVTTLSWILVTLISPPVNHQHLTAFYRKTRPLGPGWTRFRNELNLEGVGIPLSRLFKLWILGITVIYGTLFAIACFIFNRYDLAIAFTGLVGVAAGLLKMDYDSHGWSFWDQ; translated from the coding sequence ATGAATGAGCGATTGTTGTCGACCCTTGACTGGGTCATGATCGGATCCTTTCTGTTATTGTCCCTGATTATTGGACTGGTGTACTCTAAACGGGCCGGAAAAAGCACCGAGGAGTACTTTCTTTCCGGACGCAAGTTACCCTGGTGGATTGCAGGAACGGCCATGGTGGCCACCACTTTTGCGGCTGATACGCCTCTTGCAGTCACCGAACTGGTTGCCCGGGATGGTATTTCGGGTAACTGGCTGTGGTGGTCCATGGCCATAGGCGGGATGATGACAGTTTTCTTCTTTGCTCCGCTTTGGCGCCGTGCCGGGGTGCTCACCGATCTGGAGTTTACGGAACTTCGCTATGACGGACCGGCTGCGGCCTTTCTTCGCGGTTTCCGCGCGGTTTATCTCGGTTTGTTCATGAATGCGGTGATCATCGGGTGGGTCAATCTGGCCATGGTAAAAATTGTGACCGTGGTGCTTCCCGGTCTTTCCCCGGAAGGCTTTATCCTGGGAGCCATGGTCTTTGTGGCTATTTATTCCTCGCTGTCCGGCCAGTGGGGTGTGGCGGTTACCGATACGTTCCAGTTTGTTCTTGCCATGACCGGTTGTGTGGTTCTGGCCTGGTTTGCACTTGACCATCCCTCAATCGGAGGAATTGAAGGGTTGCAATCCAATCTGTTGTCGTCTACGTTCGAAATGGTGCCCCGGATAACCGATACATCGGTGTCGGGGGTTCTGAGTCTGAGTCTGGCTGCCTTTTTTACCTACATCGGCGTGATCTGGTGGTCCAGCTGGTATCCGGGAAATGAGCCTGGCGGAGGCGGATACATCGCTCAGCGGATGATGTCGGCGAAAAATGAGACCCACGCCCTTGTTTCCACTTTGTGGTTCAATATCGCCCATTATTGCCTTCGTCCCTGGCCATGGATCCTCGTGGCTCTTGTCTCGCTGGTGATGTTTCCCGGTCTTCCCGAATCGGATCAGGGAAAGGGATTTGTCATGGTGATGAAGGAAGTTCTTCCCTCCGGCTGGTATGGGTTTTTACTGGCGGCCTTCCTGGCTGCTTACATGAGCACCATATCGACCCATCTGAACTGGGGAGCCAGTTATGTCGTCAATGACATGCTGAAAAGGTTTGTGGTGCCCAATAAATCCGACCGGCGATTGGTCTGGTATTCCCGGCTGGTGACGGTGGTCATCATGCTGATCTCATTCTGGATGACCTTTAACGTTATGTCAACCATTGCCGGGGCCTGGCAATTTATCATCGACTGCGGGGCCGGAATGGGGCTGGTACTGATTCTTCGCTGGTATTGGTGGAGGATCAATGCGTGGTCAGAACTGGCGGCTATGCTGACCCCGCTGGTGGTTTACCCGATTCTGACCCTGGGTTTTCAATTGGAATTTCCGTACACCACCCTGGTCACCACAGCCGTAACCACGCTTTCATGGATTCTGGTGACGCTGATTTCACCACCGGTTAACCATCAGCATCTGACCGCCTTTTATCGGAAAACCCGTCCGCTGGGCCCGGGCTGGACCCGTTTCAGAAATGAACTGAACCTGGAAGGAGTGGGCATTCCGCTCAGCCGACTGTTTAAGTTGTGGATTCTGGGTATCACGGTTATTTACGGTACCTTGTTCGCCATTGCCTGCTTTATTTTCAACCGGTATGATCTGGCCATTGCCTTTACCGGTCTGGTTGGAGTGGCTGCCGGTCTTCTTAAAATGGATTACGATTCACACGGATGGAGTTTCTGGGATCAGTGA